A genomic segment from Pseudoduganella chitinolytica encodes:
- a CDS encoding porin, with product MKYVITAALALTAAAAQAQSNVQIYGVADAGLVAEYGTPAGNSTAVGSGLASGSRLGFKGTEDLGNGLSAIFVLEGGYNIDTGASGQGGLRFGRQAFVGLRGSFGSVTVGRQYSPYYRAIRDVADPFEDGLAGQATNVMAGNHRMDNTVIYATPELAGWSAEVAYGAGETTDPLAADSHRKRAFSGVLSYTNGPLVVNLGHHRREDALLPDHVRNTILAARYTLGSVMGHAAIVRNRGLGGEVSRDALLGLTFKSGPHRVWLSVVQHDDKSPAQRDARQYGAAYLYGLSARTDLYAAYGHIDNDNGAPFTVGNATDSGNGNAAFNLGIRHCF from the coding sequence ATGAAATACGTAATCACCGCGGCACTGGCACTGACCGCCGCGGCCGCTCAAGCACAATCCAATGTCCAGATCTACGGCGTCGCGGACGCCGGCCTGGTGGCCGAATACGGCACCCCGGCAGGCAACAGCACGGCAGTCGGCAGCGGCCTCGCTTCCGGCTCCCGGCTGGGCTTCAAGGGCACGGAGGACTTGGGCAATGGCTTGTCCGCCATCTTCGTGCTCGAAGGCGGCTACAACATCGACACCGGCGCCTCGGGCCAGGGCGGCCTGCGCTTCGGCCGCCAGGCCTTCGTCGGCCTGCGCGGCTCGTTCGGCAGCGTGACGGTCGGCCGCCAGTACTCGCCCTACTACCGCGCGATCCGCGACGTGGCCGATCCGTTCGAGGACGGCCTGGCCGGCCAGGCAACGAACGTCATGGCGGGCAACCACCGCATGGACAACACCGTCATCTACGCCACGCCGGAGCTGGCCGGCTGGTCGGCCGAGGTGGCATACGGTGCCGGCGAAACGACGGACCCGCTGGCGGCCGACAGCCACCGCAAGCGTGCCTTCAGCGGCGTATTGAGCTACACGAACGGCCCACTGGTCGTGAACCTGGGCCATCATCGCCGCGAGGATGCGCTGCTTCCCGACCACGTGCGCAACACCATCCTGGCCGCGCGCTATACGCTGGGCAGCGTGATGGGCCACGCCGCCATCGTCCGCAACCGCGGCCTGGGCGGCGAAGTCAGCCGCGACGCGCTGCTTGGCCTGACGTTCAAGAGCGGCCCGCACCGCGTGTGGCTGTCCGTCGTCCAGCACGACGACAAGTCGCCCGCGCAGCGCGATGCGCGCCAGTACGGCGCCGCCTACCTGTACGGCCTGTCGGCGCGCACCGACCTGTACGCCGCCTATGGCCACATCGACAACGACAACGGTGCCCCGTTCACGGTGGGCAACGCCACCGACAGCGGCAACGGCAACGCCGCGTTCAACCTCGGCATCCGGCACTGCTTCTGA
- a CDS encoding sensor histidine kinase: MPIPPDSPALRAHDALAATPFATRARRRRLAHIAWWAALAGGVALAGAAYRWTEQINIERLRAAGAQRLEVYAASLQNLLDKYDFLPHMLELDRNVLALLEHPEDDKRRLDVNTYLERLSRQAGSRIIYIVDLQGRTLAASNWRQKDSFVGDDIRFRPYLQNALSGRPSGFYGVGTTSGEPGYFYARGVHRDGRMLGVAVVKVNIEEQERGWVQGADKVMLADANGVLFLSSAPAWKYHTLRPLPDSVRAQLEQTRQYHGLALPSLPIRDDAAHLDGTRVVTIGAAGGSEARGSITPPLLVQTRSLAPRQWTFLYLSDLSQARANARAAVLFACVAYGFLLLLFLYVRQRLQAKEQLQAAYNQLELMVAERTSRLERTTQRLMAEAEVRRQAEQQLHRTQNELYQAGKMAVLGQMSASITHELNQPLTALRTMSDNAVLLFERGRMDEARQNLAKISQIVARMGSITGKLKSFARKSNAELGPVSIHTAISNALVLVERRLQLDKVAFTLDISQADVYALCDSNRLEQVLLNLMTNALDALATLERGAPRTLTVGVTETAQSVLIRVADNGPGLTDEAREKLFQPFFTTKPQGEGLGLGLAISEQIVRDFGGSLRSEETTTGASFVIELQAATMEKQDG, from the coding sequence ATGCCAATCCCGCCCGACTCCCCTGCCCTGCGCGCGCATGACGCGCTTGCCGCCACGCCGTTCGCCACCCGCGCGCGGCGGCGGCGGCTCGCGCACATCGCCTGGTGGGCGGCGCTGGCCGGGGGTGTCGCGCTGGCGGGCGCCGCCTACCGCTGGACGGAACAGATCAACATCGAACGGCTGCGCGCCGCCGGGGCCCAGCGGCTCGAAGTGTATGCGGCCAGCCTGCAGAACCTGCTGGACAAGTACGACTTCCTGCCGCACATGCTGGAGCTGGACCGCAACGTGCTGGCCCTGCTGGAGCATCCGGAAGACGACAAGCGCCGTCTCGACGTCAATACCTACCTGGAACGCCTGTCGCGCCAGGCTGGCTCGCGCATCATCTACATCGTCGACCTGCAGGGGCGCACCCTGGCGGCCAGCAACTGGCGCCAGAAGGACAGCTTCGTGGGCGACGACATCCGCTTCCGGCCCTACCTGCAGAACGCGCTGAGCGGCCGCCCCAGCGGCTTCTATGGCGTGGGCACCACCAGCGGCGAGCCGGGATACTTCTATGCGCGCGGCGTCCATCGCGACGGCCGCATGCTGGGCGTGGCCGTCGTCAAGGTCAATATCGAGGAACAGGAACGGGGCTGGGTGCAAGGGGCGGACAAGGTGATGCTGGCGGACGCCAATGGCGTGCTGTTCCTGTCCTCGGCCCCGGCCTGGAAATACCATACGCTGCGCCCCCTGCCCGACAGCGTGCGGGCTCAGCTCGAACAAACGCGCCAGTACCACGGCCTGGCGCTGCCGTCGCTGCCGATCCGCGACGACGCGGCACACCTCGACGGCACGCGCGTGGTGACGATCGGCGCGGCCGGCGGGAGCGAGGCCCGCGGTTCGATCACGCCGCCGCTGCTGGTGCAGACCCGTTCGCTGGCGCCGCGCCAATGGACGTTCCTGTACCTGTCGGACCTGAGCCAGGCGCGCGCCAACGCCCGCGCCGCCGTGCTGTTCGCCTGCGTGGCGTATGGCTTCCTGTTGCTGCTGTTCCTGTACGTGCGCCAGCGCCTGCAGGCGAAGGAGCAGCTGCAGGCCGCCTACAACCAGCTCGAGCTGATGGTGGCCGAGCGCACGTCGCGCCTGGAACGCACGACGCAGCGCCTGATGGCCGAGGCCGAGGTGCGGCGCCAGGCCGAGCAGCAGCTGCACCGCACGCAGAACGAGCTGTACCAGGCCGGCAAGATGGCGGTGCTGGGCCAGATGTCGGCCAGCATCACGCATGAACTGAACCAGCCGCTGACGGCGCTGCGCACGATGTCCGACAACGCCGTGCTGCTGTTCGAGCGGGGCCGCATGGACGAAGCGCGCCAGAACCTGGCGAAGATTTCGCAGATCGTCGCGCGCATGGGCAGCATCACGGGCAAGCTGAAAAGCTTTGCGCGCAAGTCCAACGCGGAGCTGGGGCCCGTCTCGATCCACACGGCGATCTCGAACGCGCTGGTGCTGGTGGAGCGCCGCCTGCAACTGGACAAGGTGGCGTTCACGCTCGACATCAGCCAGGCCGACGTCTATGCGCTGTGCGACAGCAACCGGCTGGAACAGGTCCTGCTGAACCTGATGACTAACGCCCTGGATGCGTTGGCGACGCTGGAGCGCGGCGCGCCGCGCACGTTGACGGTCGGCGTGACGGAGACGGCGCAATCGGTACTGATCCGCGTGGCCGACAACGGCCCCGGGCTGACGGACGAAGCGCGCGAAAAGCTGTTCCAGCCCTTCTTCACGACCAAGCCGCAAGGCGAAGGCCTGGGCCTGGGACTGGCCATCTCGGAGCAGATCGTGCGCGATTTCGGTGGCAGCCTGCGCTCGGAGGAAACGACGACCGGGGCCTCGTTCGTCATCGAACTGCAGGCCGCGACAATGGAAAAACAGGATGGATGA